Proteins from one Mycobacterium sp. SMC-2 genomic window:
- a CDS encoding SIS domain-containing protein, producing MTNADEPTNFLYPFIDAQEDDARSLLADLAASAQAKAAESLALRRSTLEANAALLGQAAAELARRFAAGGRMFAFGNGGSCTDSTTLARLFARPPVGKPLPAWPLTADQAILTALGNDVGFELVFARQLIARATAGDIAIAMSTSGGSPNLLAALAEARQRGLYTIGFAGYDGGAFANNPNVDACFVVRSQSVHRIQEAQALLGYQLWLSVHRQLGGEQGLGAA from the coding sequence ATGACCAACGCCGACGAGCCCACGAACTTCCTGTACCCCTTCATCGATGCCCAGGAGGACGATGCAAGGTCGCTGCTGGCCGACCTGGCCGCGTCGGCGCAGGCGAAGGCGGCCGAAAGTCTGGCGCTGCGGCGCTCGACGCTGGAGGCCAACGCCGCGCTGCTCGGTCAGGCCGCCGCGGAACTCGCGCGGCGTTTCGCGGCGGGCGGGCGCATGTTCGCCTTCGGAAACGGCGGAAGTTGCACCGATTCCACCACCCTGGCAAGGCTGTTCGCCCGGCCGCCGGTCGGCAAGCCGTTGCCCGCCTGGCCGTTGACCGCCGATCAGGCGATCCTGACGGCGTTGGGCAACGACGTTGGATTCGAGTTGGTGTTCGCCCGGCAGTTGATCGCCCGCGCCACGGCCGGCGACATCGCGATCGCCATGTCGACCAGTGGCGGTTCGCCCAACTTGCTCGCCGCGCTCGCGGAGGCGCGCCAACGTGGTTTGTACACCATCGGATTCGCCGGCTACGACGGCGGCGCGTTCGCCAACAACCCGAACGTGGACGCCTGCTTCGTCGTTCGTTCGCAAAGCGTGCACCGGATCCAGGAAGCGCAAGCGTTGCTCGGCTATCAGCTGTGGCTGAGCGTGCATCGACAGCTCGGCGGTGAACAGGGCTTGGGGGCGGCATGA
- a CDS encoding HypC/HybG/HupF family hydrogenase formation chaperone yields MTTTAIDRGLDAELAEDLAATAFTLARRFAAGATMWSIAPSWEPHALHIAVEFVHPVIMGKRALPAVALTGPDLVDLVRVSVRPGDIVIAVSGADDAQVRSVMRRAPAWGATTIWIGSGERRPEGGFKASAADHVLWLDDPDPRVPATGGFVLFYHLLWELTHVCFEHPGLLKPEPSEPVCVTCSDEGRPGEAVTASADGHAAVRTARGIENVVTTLIDPVAAGDLMLVHAGTAIGRLDQEEGE; encoded by the coding sequence ATGACCACCACGGCCATCGACCGCGGGCTTGACGCCGAGCTGGCCGAAGACCTCGCGGCCACCGCGTTCACACTCGCCAGGCGATTCGCCGCGGGCGCCACCATGTGGTCCATCGCGCCATCGTGGGAACCGCACGCCCTGCACATCGCGGTCGAATTCGTGCACCCGGTGATCATGGGCAAACGGGCCCTGCCCGCGGTGGCGCTGACCGGACCGGACCTGGTGGATCTGGTGCGCGTGTCCGTGCGGCCCGGGGACATCGTGATCGCGGTCTCCGGAGCCGACGACGCGCAGGTCCGCTCGGTGATGCGGCGCGCCCCCGCATGGGGCGCCACCACGATCTGGATCGGCAGCGGCGAGCGCCGCCCGGAGGGGGGCTTCAAAGCTAGCGCAGCCGATCACGTGCTGTGGCTGGACGACCCCGATCCGCGCGTGCCCGCGACCGGTGGCTTTGTGCTGTTCTACCACCTGCTGTGGGAGCTGACCCACGTGTGTTTCGAGCACCCGGGCCTGCTCAAACCCGAGCCCTCGGAGCCGGTTTGCGTCACCTGCAGCGACGAGGGGCGCCCGGGTGAGGCGGTGACGGCGTCGGCCGACGGGCACGCCGCGGTGCGCACCGCCCGGGGCATCGAGAACGTGGTGACCACACTCATAGACCCCGTCGCCGCCGGGGACCTGATGCTGGTGCACGCCGGCACGGCGATCGGCCGACTGGACCAGGAAGAAGGCGAATGA
- the hypF gene encoding carbamoyltransferase HypF, with protein sequence MTQFPLLLRQGSDCARVRQRFTVTGVVQGVGFRPFVHRIATELGLSGFVGNDSGAVFLEVQGERARLVAFGRRLRAEAPPLARINDVTIRELAADAGCAREFRIVASRAVPGGTTPIPPDIAVCDDCVAELFDPRDRRYRHPFVTCTNCGPRFTLIRELPYDRPATTMSGFAMCERCAAEYHDPADRRFHAQPIACPDCGPSLWFRSAAGRVDATDAALAATQRALAAGAVVAVKGVGGYHLACTVTDGAALAGLRTRKARGAKPFAMLVRDLEVARRYAHVDDAEAAVLSSPARPIVLLRRRHGAPVADAVAPGSPLLGLMLPYSPIHHLLLAPVPGAAAPVPAALVLTSANRSDEPICFTEDDAAQRLPALCDAALDHDRPIHVPCDDSVVRVVNGRELPIRRSRGYAPLPVDLNVGGPAVLAVGGELKNTFCLSDGSRAYMSGHIGDMGALETLRAFERAVRQLSEIRGEPARLAADLHPGYHTRSWAERRADGRPLDLVQHHHAHVVSLLAEHGRLGEPVIGVSFDGTGYGCDQTIWGGEILRLGTDSHRFVRAGHLLPVPLPGGDAAVRNPWRMALSQLRSAHIDWTPDLAPVAAATPDELRVTRAQLETGTGCVPCSSMGRLFDAVASLLGVRHRIDYEGQAAIELEALAESVAGRAGPSLPLTVGADGVIDPAPMVQTMVSALYAGTRPAVLAAAFHEAVADAVVNVVGRVAGATRLVGLTGGVFQNVLLLRACQERLQLAGFEVLTHHTVPPNDGGLALGQAAISMLTAQEEG encoded by the coding sequence ATGACGCAGTTCCCCCTGCTGCTGCGGCAAGGCTCCGATTGTGCCCGGGTTCGGCAGCGCTTCACCGTGACCGGTGTCGTGCAGGGGGTTGGCTTCCGGCCCTTCGTCCACCGCATCGCGACCGAGCTCGGCCTGTCCGGCTTCGTCGGCAACGATTCCGGCGCCGTCTTCCTCGAGGTGCAGGGCGAGCGCGCCCGCCTGGTCGCATTCGGCCGGCGCCTGCGCGCCGAGGCGCCCCCGCTGGCCCGGATCAACGACGTCACAATCCGTGAGCTCGCCGCCGACGCCGGCTGCGCACGCGAGTTCCGGATTGTGGCCAGCCGGGCCGTCCCCGGCGGTACGACGCCGATTCCGCCCGACATCGCGGTGTGCGACGACTGCGTCGCCGAACTCTTCGACCCGCGCGACCGGCGCTACCGCCACCCGTTCGTCACCTGCACCAACTGCGGGCCGCGATTCACCCTCATCCGCGAGTTGCCGTATGACCGCCCCGCCACCACCATGTCGGGGTTCGCCATGTGTGAGCGCTGCGCCGCCGAATACCACGACCCGGCGGATCGCCGGTTCCACGCGCAGCCGATCGCCTGCCCCGATTGCGGGCCGTCCCTGTGGTTCCGGTCAGCGGCCGGGCGCGTCGATGCAACCGACGCCGCGCTGGCGGCCACCCAACGCGCGCTGGCCGCGGGTGCGGTGGTCGCCGTCAAGGGCGTCGGCGGCTACCACCTGGCCTGCACCGTCACCGACGGCGCGGCGCTCGCCGGGCTGCGCACCCGGAAAGCCCGCGGCGCCAAGCCGTTTGCCATGCTGGTCCGTGATCTCGAGGTCGCGCGCCGCTACGCCCACGTCGACGACGCCGAGGCCGCGGTGCTGTCCAGTCCGGCGCGCCCGATCGTGCTGCTGCGCCGGCGCCACGGCGCGCCCGTCGCCGACGCCGTCGCCCCGGGCAGCCCGCTGCTCGGCCTGATGCTGCCGTACTCCCCCATTCATCACCTGCTGCTGGCGCCCGTGCCCGGCGCGGCCGCGCCAGTCCCCGCCGCACTGGTGCTCACCAGCGCCAACCGATCCGACGAGCCCATCTGCTTCACCGAGGACGATGCGGCCCAGCGACTTCCGGCGCTCTGCGACGCGGCCCTCGACCACGACCGCCCGATCCACGTGCCCTGTGACGACTCCGTGGTGCGCGTCGTCAACGGTCGCGAGCTGCCGATCCGCCGGTCCCGTGGTTACGCGCCGCTGCCGGTCGACTTGAACGTCGGGGGGCCGGCGGTGCTGGCGGTCGGCGGGGAATTGAAAAACACCTTCTGCCTCAGCGACGGCTCGCGCGCCTACATGTCCGGGCACATCGGCGACATGGGCGCCTTGGAGACGCTGCGCGCATTTGAGCGGGCGGTGCGCCAGCTCAGCGAGATACGCGGCGAGCCCGCCCGTTTGGCCGCCGACCTGCATCCCGGTTATCACACCCGAAGCTGGGCGGAGCGCCGCGCGGACGGTCGCCCGCTGGACCTCGTTCAGCACCACCACGCGCACGTGGTGTCGCTGCTGGCCGAGCACGGACGCCTCGGCGAGCCCGTTATCGGAGTGTCCTTCGACGGCACGGGTTACGGATGCGACCAGACCATCTGGGGCGGGGAGATTCTGCGGCTCGGCACCGACAGCCACCGATTTGTCCGCGCCGGCCACCTGTTGCCGGTGCCGCTGCCCGGCGGCGATGCGGCGGTGCGCAACCCGTGGCGGATGGCGCTGTCCCAGTTGCGGTCCGCGCACATCGACTGGACACCCGACCTGGCGCCCGTCGCCGCGGCCACGCCGGACGAATTGCGCGTCACCCGTGCGCAATTGGAGACGGGCACCGGATGCGTACCCTGTTCAAGTATGGGCCGCCTGTTCGACGCCGTCGCCTCGCTGCTCGGCGTGCGGCACCGCATCGACTACGAAGGCCAGGCCGCCATCGAGCTGGAGGCGCTGGCGGAGTCGGTGGCCGGGCGCGCCGGGCCGTCGCTGCCGCTCACGGTGGGCGCCGACGGGGTCATCGATCCGGCCCCCATGGTGCAGACGATGGTGTCGGCGCTGTACGCCGGCACGCGGCCCGCGGTGCTGGCCGCCGCGTTTCACGAGGCGGTCGCGGACGCCGTCGTCAACGTGGTCGGTCGGGTCGCCGGCGCCACCCGGCTGGTGGGCCTCACCGGCGGGGTGTTCCAGAACGTTTTGCTGCTGAGAGCGTGTCAAGAGCGGTTGCAGCTGGCCGGATTCGAGGTGCTGACCCATCACACCGTTCCGCCGAACGACGGTGGACTGGCCCTGGGGCAGGCCGCGATCTCCATGCTGACCGCGCAAGAGGAGGGCTGA
- a CDS encoding HypC/HybG/HupF family hydrogenase formation chaperone, translating into MCLGIPGQVIRMLDGFEGQLALVDVNGEARRVNVGMLAEETFAPGDWIIIHMGFAVERTDRAGAEQAMAGLELMGRGRTDGFDLPEGG; encoded by the coding sequence ATGTGCCTAGGGATCCCCGGCCAAGTGATCCGGATGCTGGACGGCTTCGAAGGACAGCTCGCCCTGGTCGACGTCAACGGCGAAGCGCGCAGGGTCAACGTCGGCATGCTGGCCGAAGAGACGTTCGCCCCGGGTGACTGGATCATCATCCACATGGGCTTCGCCGTCGAGAGGACGGACCGCGCGGGCGCCGAGCAGGCGATGGCCGGCCTCGAGCTGATGGGCAGGGGCCGCACGGACGGGTTCGACCTCCCGGAGGGCGGCTGA
- a CDS encoding hydrogenase maturation protease, with protein sequence MTARILVAGIGNIFLGDDGFGSEVIRNAEIPRDDPRVRVTDYGISGMHLAYDLLEEWDTLVLVDAVPSRGNPGTLHIFQADHESASASMGFDGHSMDPAAVFASLRALGGNPPYTVVVGCEAGSVEEGIGLTEPVARAVPRAARAVEEIVAALRAHSVSRGDTEPCA encoded by the coding sequence ATGACAGCACGCATCCTGGTAGCGGGTATCGGCAACATCTTCCTGGGTGACGACGGATTCGGGTCCGAGGTGATCCGCAACGCCGAGATCCCGCGGGACGACCCGAGGGTCCGCGTCACCGACTACGGCATCAGTGGCATGCACCTGGCCTACGACCTGCTCGAGGAGTGGGACACGCTGGTCCTCGTCGACGCGGTCCCCAGCCGCGGCAACCCGGGAACGCTACATATCTTCCAGGCCGATCATGAATCGGCTTCGGCTTCAATGGGTTTCGATGGCCACAGCATGGATCCGGCCGCCGTGTTCGCCAGCCTGCGCGCGCTGGGCGGCAACCCGCCCTACACGGTCGTCGTCGGGTGCGAGGCGGGCAGCGTCGAGGAGGGCATCGGGCTCACCGAACCCGTGGCCAGGGCGGTTCCCCGCGCCGCGCGGGCCGTCGAGGAGATCGTCGCGGCGCTACGGGCGCACTCGGTCAGCCGAGGGGACACCGAACCATGTGCCTAG
- a CDS encoding DUF6893 family small protein → MEVMGWIFVAIIALVLAIGLALGVASLPDARRYLKLRRM, encoded by the coding sequence ATGGAGGTCATGGGTTGGATATTCGTCGCGATCATCGCGTTGGTGCTCGCGATAGGGTTGGCGCTGGGGGTGGCGTCCCTGCCCGACGCCCGCCGCTACCTCAAGCTGAGGCGGATGTAG
- a CDS encoding DUF6084 family protein, with protein MMDIDFRVLDVAPEPYTVSPVLTARVAIATGGDSDVGDPVHAIALRCQVRIEPRRRSYSDDEAAGLTDLFGPPERWASTQRSFLWQHCTAMVPGFTGNTTAALPLDCSYDFEVAAAKYLHALRDGALPLQFLFSGTIFAISERGLSVQQVPWDCEHRYDMPVTVWRQLIAQHYPNAGWLRLGHETIAALAAYKSAHGLLDLDHAITSLLDTDRETAR; from the coding sequence ATGATGGACATCGACTTCAGGGTCCTCGACGTGGCGCCCGAACCGTACACCGTCAGCCCGGTGCTCACCGCGCGCGTCGCCATCGCCACCGGCGGTGACTCCGATGTGGGCGACCCGGTGCACGCGATCGCCCTGCGCTGCCAGGTCCGCATCGAGCCGCGGCGACGGTCCTACTCCGACGACGAAGCCGCCGGGCTGACCGACCTGTTCGGCCCGCCCGAACGCTGGGCGAGCACCCAACGCAGCTTCCTCTGGCAGCACTGCACCGCGATGGTGCCGGGATTCACCGGCAACACGACGGCGGCGCTGCCCCTGGATTGCAGCTACGACTTCGAGGTCGCCGCCGCCAAATACCTGCACGCGTTGCGCGACGGCGCGCTGCCCCTCCAATTTCTCTTCAGCGGAACAATTTTCGCCATATCCGAACGCGGCCTCTCCGTCCAGCAGGTCCCGTGGGACTGCGAGCACCGCTACGACATGCCGGTCACGGTTTGGCGGCAGCTGATCGCCCAGCACTATCCGAACGCCGGCTGGCTGCGGCTCGGTCACGAAACCATCGCCGCGCTGGCGGCCTACAAGTCGGCGCACGGCCTGCTCGACCTGGACCACGCGATCACCTCGCTGTTGGACACGGACCGGGAGACAGCGCGGTGA
- a CDS encoding DUF5947 family protein, which produces MTTPYDVLTRFRSDRPAPAPAGERCEMCAESIADEHQHVVNVAERQLMCVCRACYLLFTDSKAELRYRAVPDRYLSFPDFALDRRAWEALQIPVGVAFFFTNSAVGRTVAFYPGPAGACESALALDVWDTLSGADARVGLLADDVEALLVRVPESGAPQSYLVPIDACYEFVGRLRMLWRGFDGGREAREFVDGFFSRLEAHAAKIPYGTPP; this is translated from the coding sequence ATGACGACCCCCTACGACGTCCTCACCCGCTTCCGCAGCGACCGGCCGGCTCCCGCACCGGCCGGCGAGCGGTGCGAGATGTGCGCGGAATCGATCGCCGACGAACACCAGCACGTGGTCAATGTGGCCGAGCGGCAGCTCATGTGCGTGTGCCGCGCGTGCTATCTGCTGTTCACCGACTCGAAGGCGGAGCTGCGCTACCGCGCGGTGCCCGACCGGTATCTGTCGTTCCCGGACTTCGCGCTGGACCGGCGCGCCTGGGAGGCGCTGCAGATTCCGGTGGGCGTCGCGTTCTTCTTCACCAACTCCGCCGTCGGGCGCACCGTCGCCTTCTACCCGGGACCGGCCGGCGCGTGCGAATCCGCGCTCGCGCTGGACGTTTGGGACACGCTGAGCGGCGCCGACGCGCGGGTGGGCCTGCTGGCCGACGATGTGGAGGCGCTCCTGGTCCGCGTCCCCGAATCCGGTGCGCCACAAAGCTATCTGGTCCCCATCGACGCCTGCTACGAATTCGTCGGGCGGCTGCGCATGCTGTGGCGCGGGTTCGACGGAGGGCGGGAGGCGCGCGAGTTCGTCGACGGCTTCTTTTCCCGCCTCGAAGCCCACGCCGCGAAAATCCCCTACGGAACACCGCCATGA
- a CDS encoding NifU family protein: MVDRPETVDDSEARWRSAGDRIQSLLDSCAASGPAAQDRARELVREVVGLYGAGLERIMRLGDGALAERLATDDLVASLLLVHGLHPHDVHRRVSEALDRVRPYLGSHGGDVELIGVDGDTVRLAFTGSCRSCPSSAVTLELAVEDAVSAAAPEVSSIEVVTAPNGKAASVIPAESLMAHVKSNGHAGAWHPVPEVAELEPGEVAGFLVSDTTLVVCRVGDLPLAYRDHCPVCDDSLAGAQLRETLLGCPRCGTQFDIVRAGAGAGGTHLEPLPLLLRDGVPSVALPERTRAGA, encoded by the coding sequence ATGGTGGATCGCCCGGAAACCGTTGACGACAGTGAAGCGCGATGGCGCTCAGCGGGCGATCGGATCCAGTCCCTGCTGGATTCCTGCGCGGCAAGTGGGCCGGCCGCCCAGGATCGCGCGAGGGAGTTGGTCCGCGAGGTGGTCGGGCTCTACGGGGCCGGGCTGGAACGGATCATGCGGCTCGGGGACGGCGCGCTGGCCGAGCGGCTGGCCACCGACGACCTGGTGGCCAGCCTGCTCCTTGTCCACGGCCTGCACCCGCATGACGTGCACCGCCGGGTGTCCGAAGCGCTCGATCGCGTGCGCCCGTACCTGGGCTCGCACGGCGGGGACGTCGAGCTCATCGGAGTCGACGGCGATACCGTGCGGTTGGCCTTCACCGGCAGCTGTAGGAGCTGCCCGTCGTCGGCGGTGACGCTGGAGTTGGCGGTCGAGGACGCGGTGTCCGCCGCGGCGCCCGAAGTCTCGTCGATCGAGGTGGTCACCGCCCCAAACGGAAAGGCCGCCAGCGTGATCCCGGCGGAATCGCTGATGGCGCACGTGAAGTCGAACGGGCACGCCGGTGCCTGGCACCCGGTGCCCGAGGTGGCCGAGCTGGAGCCCGGCGAGGTTGCGGGGTTCCTGGTCTCGGACACCACGCTTGTGGTGTGCCGCGTCGGCGACCTGCCACTGGCCTACCGCGACCATTGTCCGGTGTGTGACGACTCGTTGGCGGGTGCGCAACTGCGCGAGACGCTGCTGGGCTGCCCACGCTGCGGCACGCAGTTCGACATCGTGCGCGCGGGTGCCGGCGCAGGCGGAACGCACCTCGAGCCACTCCCCCTGCTGCTTCGCGACGGGGTGCCATCGGTAGCGCTGCCCGAACGGACAAGAGCCGGCGCATGA
- a CDS encoding nickel-dependent hydrogenase large subunit, with protein MATITPEPLHAKREPSQLVDMAWDPITRIVGSLGIYTKIDFENRQVVECHSTSSIFRGYSIFMKGKDPRDAHFITSRICGICGDNHCTCSCYAQQMAYGVKPPHLAEWIVNLGEAAEYMFDHNIFQENLVGVDFCEKMVSETNPSVLSLAEKTPAPQAGAHGYRTIADIMRSLNPFSGEFYREALAVSRWTREMFCLMEGRHVHPSTLYPGGVGTVATIQLMTDYMTRLMRYVEFMKKVVPMHDDLFDFFYTALPGYENVGLRRTLLGCWGSFQDPEVCNFAYKDMERWGNAMFVTPGVVVDGKLLTHSLVDINLGIRILLGSSYYDDWTDQEMFVKTDPLGNAVDRRHPWNQHTNPHPQKRDLEGGKYSWVMSPRWFDGKDHLALDTGGGPLARLWATALAGLVDIGYVKATGNSVKINLPKTALKGPVEFEWKVPEHGSNTIERDRARTYFQAYAAACGLYFAEKALEEIRAGRTKTWERFEVPDEAIGCGFTEAVRGVLSHHLVIRDGKIANYHPYPPTPWNANPRDSFGTPGPYEDAVQGQPIFEENGRENFKGIDVMRTVRSFDPCLPCGVHMYLGKGKTLDRLHTPTQSPVGE; from the coding sequence ATGGCAACCATCACCCCAGAACCCTTGCACGCCAAGCGTGAACCCAGCCAACTGGTCGACATGGCCTGGGACCCCATCACCAGAATCGTCGGCAGCCTGGGCATCTACACCAAGATCGACTTCGAGAACCGGCAAGTCGTCGAGTGCCACAGCACCTCGTCGATCTTCCGCGGCTACTCGATCTTCATGAAGGGCAAGGACCCGCGCGACGCGCACTTCATCACCAGCCGCATCTGCGGCATCTGCGGCGACAACCACTGCACGTGTTCGTGTTACGCGCAGCAGATGGCCTACGGGGTGAAGCCGCCGCACCTCGCCGAGTGGATCGTCAACCTCGGCGAGGCCGCGGAATACATGTTCGACCACAACATCTTCCAGGAGAACCTGGTCGGCGTGGACTTCTGCGAGAAGATGGTCTCCGAGACCAACCCGAGCGTGCTCTCCCTGGCGGAGAAGACGCCGGCGCCACAGGCCGGCGCGCACGGCTACCGGACGATCGCCGACATCATGCGCTCGCTCAACCCTTTCAGCGGCGAGTTCTACCGCGAGGCGCTGGCGGTCAGCCGCTGGACGCGAGAGATGTTCTGCCTCATGGAGGGTCGCCACGTGCACCCGTCCACGCTGTACCCCGGCGGGGTCGGCACCGTCGCGACCATCCAGCTGATGACCGACTACATGACGCGGCTGATGCGCTATGTGGAGTTCATGAAGAAGGTCGTGCCCATGCACGACGACCTGTTCGACTTCTTCTACACCGCGCTGCCCGGTTACGAGAACGTGGGGCTGCGCCGCACCCTGCTCGGCTGCTGGGGCTCCTTCCAGGACCCCGAGGTGTGCAACTTCGCGTACAAGGACATGGAGCGCTGGGGTAACGCGATGTTCGTCACCCCGGGCGTGGTGGTCGACGGCAAGCTGCTCACGCACTCGCTGGTGGACATCAACCTCGGCATCCGGATCCTTTTGGGCAGTTCGTATTACGACGACTGGACCGACCAGGAGATGTTCGTCAAGACCGATCCGCTCGGCAACGCCGTGGACCGGCGCCACCCATGGAACCAGCACACCAACCCGCACCCGCAGAAGCGCGACCTGGAGGGCGGCAAGTACAGCTGGGTGATGTCGCCGCGCTGGTTCGACGGCAAGGACCACCTGGCGCTGGACACCGGCGGCGGCCCGCTGGCCCGGTTGTGGGCGACCGCCCTGGCCGGCCTGGTCGACATCGGCTACGTCAAGGCGACCGGCAACAGCGTCAAGATCAACCTGCCCAAGACCGCGCTCAAGGGTCCGGTGGAGTTCGAGTGGAAGGTGCCCGAGCACGGCAGCAACACGATCGAACGTGACCGCGCGCGCACCTATTTCCAGGCCTACGCGGCGGCGTGCGGGTTGTACTTCGCCGAGAAGGCGCTCGAGGAGATCCGCGCCGGGCGCACCAAGACGTGGGAGCGCTTCGAGGTGCCCGACGAGGCCATCGGGTGCGGGTTCACCGAGGCGGTGCGCGGTGTGCTCAGCCACCACCTGGTGATCCGGGACGGCAAGATCGCCAACTACCACCCGTACCCGCCCACCCCGTGGAACGCCAACCCGCGCGACAGCTTCGGCACGCCGGGGCCGTACGAGGATGCGGTGCAGGGTCAGCCGATCTTCGAGGAGAACGGTCGGGAGAACTTCAAGGGCATCGACGTGATGCGCACGGTGCGCAGTTTCGATCCGTGCCTGCCCTGCGGCGTACACATGTACCTGGGCAAGGGCAAGACCCTCGACAGACTGCACACACCGACACAGTCGCCCGTCGGAGAGTGA